The DNA window GGTGAACGGGGTGGAGAACATGACTTACATGACCTCCCAATCCAACAACGATGGTTCCATGACGCTCAACGTTTACTTCCGCCTGGGTACCGATCCGGACCTCGCTGCTGTGAACGTGCAGAACCGCGTGGCTAAAGCTACCAGCCAGCTGCCGGCAGAAGTATTACAGGCAGGTGTGAGCACCCAGAAAGTGCAGAATGGTATGATCATGGTGGTGAACCTGCAGAGCGACAAACCGGAGTATAATGAAACCTTCCTGCAGAACTATGCGAAGATCAACATCATCCCGGAGATACAGCGTGTAAAGGGGGTCGGCCAGGCTATGGTGTTTGGTGCTAAAGATTACTCTATGCGTATCTGGCTGCGCCCTGATCGTTTAACAGCTTACAACATGTCTCCACAGGAAGTACTGGGCGCCATCCGCGACCAGAACCTGGAAGCTGCGCCCGGTCGTTTTGGTGAAGGCAGTCAGGAGTCTTTCGAGTATGTACTTAAATACAAAGGCAAGTTCAACAAGGACAAACAGTATGAAGACATCATTCTTCGTTCGAATGCCGATGGTTCTGTGCTGCGTCTGAAAGATGTTGCCCGCGTTGAATTTGGTTCTTTCACTTATGGTAGCGATACCCGGGTAAACGGTAAATATGGTATTGGTATCGCCATTAACCAGACCGCTGGTTCCAATGCGAATGAAATTCAGGAAACGATCAACAAGCTGATGAAAAAAGCAGAAAAATCTTTTCCTACTGGTATCGAGTACTTTAACATTTACAGTACAAAAGAATATCTGGATGAGTCCATTGATCAGGTGAAACATACGCTCATTGAGGCATTTATCCTTGTGTTTATCGTAGTGTTCATATTCCTGCAGGATTTCCGTTCTACCCTGATTCCGGCAATTGCCGTACCAGTGGCTATTATTGGTACTTTCTTCTTCATGAAGTTGTTTGGTTTCTCCATCAACCTGTTAACACTGTTCGCATTGATCCTTGCGATTGGTATCGTGGTGGATGACGCCATTGTGGTGGTGGAAGCGGTCCATGCGAAAATGGAGAAAGGGGCCAATCCGCGTATTGCCACGTTGTCATCCATGCAGGAGATTTCCGGAGCGATCATTTCCATTACGTTGGTGATGTCTGCCGTGTTTATCCCGGTAGGTTTCATGGAAGGCCCTGTGGGTGTGTTTTACCGGCAGTTTGCCTTTACCATGGCCATCGCCATCCTGATCTCGGCGTTGAACGCGTTAACACTTAGTCCTGCGCTCTGTGCCCTGATCCTGAAAAACAATCATGCCGGTCACGGAGAAGAACATGGTAAACTGAATGGTCATGCGCAAAAGCCGCAGAGTTTTGGCAAACGTTTCTTTGCCGCCTTTAACGTAGGCTTTAATGCGATGACAGAAAAATATGTCCGCAGTCTGCAGTTCCTCATCAAACGCAAATGGCTGACGATAGGTGGATTGTTGATCATTGGTGGCGCTACTTTCTGGATGATGCGAAAAACACCTACCGGCTTTATCCCTACAGAAGACCAGGGTTTTGCCGTGTTTGTAGTGAGCATGCCTCCCGGTTCCTCTCTGGAACGTACCCGTCAGGTGGTAGATAAAGTGGAGCATATGATCAAAGATCTGGAAGGGACGCATGCTTATCTGAGCGTGTCCGGTTTCAATTTCATGAGCAACTCCAGCAGCTCCACTTCCGGTGTAGGTTTCATCAAAATGAAACCACATGCCGAACGTGGTAAGATAAAAGACATGGACGCGCTCATGGGCATGTTGCAGGGCAAATTCGCCACGATTCCCGATGCCAGAGTGTTTGTGATGAGCCTGCCTACCGTACCAGGCTTCAGTAATGTTGCTGGTTTTGAGGTGGTGCTGCAAGACCGTACCGGTAACGGAGATTTGAGCAAACTGGGTAACACTGCCTGGGGATTCATTGGTGAGCTGATGAAACGCAAAGAGATTGCTTTTGCCTTCACCACTTTCAATAATGGTCACCCGCAATATGAAATAGAAATTGATGACCGTAAAGCCAAACAGCTGGGTATCGCTGTGGGTGACATTCTGCAGACCATGCAGGTGTACTATGGTAGTATGTTTGCTTCTGACTTCAACCGTTTTGGCAAATACTACCGTGTGATTGTACAGGCCGATGCAGCGCAGCGTCAGGACCCGTCTTCACTGAATGGCGTATACGTAAAAAATCAGCACAATGAAATGGTGCCGATCAATACCGTAGTATCACTGAAACGCGTATACGGACCAGAGACAGTGACCCGTAACAACCTGTTCAACGCTGTTACCATTAACGGTACGGTGAAACCAGGCTACGGTAGTGGTGATGCTATCAAGGCAGTGGAAGAAGTGGCCGCGCAGTATCTGCCGAGAGGGTATGCCTACGAATGGGTAGGTATGTCCAAAGAGGAGATCAGTGCCGGTAGCCAGTCTACCATCATCTTCACCCTGTGTCTGATATTCGTATACTTCCTGCTGGCAGCGCAATATGAAAGTTATATCCTGCCACTGGCGGTGATCCTCTCTATACCGTTGGGTATCTTCGGTGTGTTTGTGTTCATCAACCTCTTTGGCATTGAAAATAATATATATGTACAGGTTGGTTTAATCATGTTGATAGGGCTGCTGGCGAAAAACGCTATCCTGATCGTAGAATATGCGGTACAGAGAAGACGCAGTGGCATGGGACTGGTAGCATCCGGTATCCGTGCGGCCCGCCTGCGTCTGCGCCCTATTTTGATGACCTCTTTTGCCTTTATCGCAGGTCTGTTGCCGCTGATGCGTGCTACCGGATCGTCTGCGTTGGGTAACCGTTCCATCAGTACTGGCGCCGCCGGCGGCATGCTCACCGGTGTGATATTGGGTGTGTTTGCGATACCGGTATTGTTTGTGATCTTCCAGTACCTGCAGGAGAAAGTAAGCCGTAAACCGATAGTGGAGAAAAAAGAACAGGAAGAGTTTGCAGAAATGGTGCACTAACGGACCTGTAACATCAATTATCAGAAACAGAAAAAAGACAGATGAAAACTAGATATAGCTCATTTTTATTTTTGTTGTTGTCCTTAGTTGTAGGGTTAGCAGCTTGCCGGGTAGGCCGCAATTATCAGCGGCCCCCGGTGACGCTGCCCTCACAATTCGGAAATGTGGCCCCCTCAGACAGCAGCATCGCAGAAATGGAATGGAAGAAATTTTTTACGGATGCCACCTTGCAACAGCTGATCGACAAAGCGCTGACAGGCAATTATGATCTGCAACTGGCCGTAAAACGGGTGGAAACAGCACAGGCCTATCTGAAGCAGGCCAAAGCAGCATGGCTGCCGGCATTTAATGCACAGGCTACTGCCAACACCAACTTCCCGTCCAAGAAAAGTTTTACCGGTATGAACCTGGCCAACTTTGGTATGGGTGATCATATCGAAGATTATAATCTCGGTGTGGGTATGTCATGGGAGATAGATGTATGGGGTAAGATCCGCCGTCAGCGTGAAGCTGCCCAGGCTACCCTGTTACAATCCTACGAAGGACAACGTACCGTACAAACAGGACTGGTGGCCGCTATTGCCAGCAGTTATTTTAACCTGCTGATGCTCGACAACCAGCTGGCCATCGCCAAACGCAATGTGGAACTTAGTGACACGATTGTGCAGATGATCAGCTTGCAGAAAACTGCCGGTGAAGTAACAGAACTGGCGGTACAACAAGCCATCTCCCAGAAACAAACAGCAGCCCTGCTGGTGCCACAACTGGAACAGGGTATTGCCATTCAGGAAAATGCGATCCGTATTCTGACAGGTGAACTTCCTGCTCCAATAGGCAGAAACAGCCAGCTGCATGATTTCCAGGTAAGTGATTCCCTGCCAACCGGTATTCCGGCTGCCATGGTGAGCCGCCGTCCGGATGTGAGAGCCGCGGAAATGGGACTGGTAGCAGCTAACGCCCATGTAGGTGCAGCACAGGGTAATATGTATCCATCTCTGAATATTACCGCTAACGGTGGTGTGAATGCCTTTAAAGCCAGCAACTGGTTTAGCCTCCCGGCTTCCCTGTTTGGTACAGTGGCTGGAAGCATTACTCAGCCTATCTTCCAGCACCGTGCCCTCAAAACACAGCTGGAAGTGGCCAAAATACAAAGAGAACAGGCCGTGATCCAGTTCCGCCAGGCTACTCTCAATGCTATCGGTGAAGTAAGCGATGCCCTTGTGAAACTGGACAAGCTTAAATCACAGCAACAGATTGCCGGTGACCAGGTGAAAACAACCCAGCTGGCCGTACAACAGGCACAGATGCTGTTCCGCAGCGGTATGGCTACCTATCTGGAAGTCATCACTGCGCAGGGTCGTGCCCTGCAGGCCGAACTGGGACAGGCAGATGTAGACCGCCAGCGCCTGAGCGCTATGGTTGACCTGTACCGCTCACTCGGTGGCGGATGGAAATAATGATCAAAGAGTATATACTATAGACCGGATTTAGCCGATCGAAAGGAAGTAGAATCCAGCGATGATTGCAGATAAAACAACAACAAGATTAATATAGGAATCAACAGATGAATAAAGACTAACCGCAAGAACAGTAAGCCAAAATAGAAAGAGGGGCCTCGTCCGGTGTTTACCGGACGGGGTTTTCTTTTTTAGGAAAAATCTGAGTATTATTATTTTTCATAAAATGTATAATGTTTATATATTTGATGAATATAATGTATTCAAGGCCCTATCCCTATATATGTGTAGAAAACGCTGTTGCCCGACGACGTGGTTTATCCTTCTGTTGCTGTTAGTGTCATCCATAGCCTATTCCCAGGCATTGGACCAGCTGGGCATCAAAAAAGGAGTGAGCATGAGTGGTTCTGTCAGTGCCAGTACAACAGCCTACAGTGCCAGCGGTATTGACAGCCGCCGTGACCCTCTTGCCTGGTATCTCAACGGTAATCTTAATATCAACCTGTTTGGCTATGATATGCCTTTCTCCTTCAGTTATAGTAATCAGGGGAGAAATTATTCCCAGCCATTCAATCAGTTTCGTTTTGCACCTTCCTATAAATGGGCCAGGGCTTACATCGGCACTACCAGTATGAACTTCAGCAACTATACGCTGGCCGGGCATATGTTTGACGGATTAGGTGTAGAACTGACACCCGGCAAATGGCGTCTGTCTGCCATGTATGGTAAACTGCTGAAGGCAGTGCCTTTTGATGTGTTGAAGCCTGAAAGTTACAACCGTGCTGCCTTTGAGCGTATTGGTTATGGTGTGAAGATGGGATATGAAAATGAAGGTAACGCCTATAGTATTTCCTTGTTCAAAGCAAAAGACAATGCAGGCTCTATTCCCTATATCCCGGATGATGCCACCATCACACCCCGGGAGAATGTGGCCATGGCCTTCAATGTAAGACAGACTATTCTAAAGCGTGTATTCGTGGACGTAGAGTACTCCGTATCAGCCCTCAACCGTGATACCCGTTCTGAAAAAAATGCTTTCGACAGCAGTCGTGGTACCTCCAACTTACTGGGTAAGTTCCTTGCACCTACCGGCAGCACCCGTTATTTTGATGCCATACAGGCCGGGCTGGGTTATACCGGCAGTTTTTATACGATACAGTTGCGTTATGAAAGAGTAGCCCCCGATTATGTAACGCTGGGTGCCTACAACGTGGTCAATGATATGCGTAACATCACGATCGCACCGGCTTTTCAGTTATTCGGCGGCCGGGTGAATATCGCTGCCAACGCCGGTATGCAGGTCAATAACCTGGACAACAGCAAAAACAGTGATGCCAAACGGCTGGTGGCCAACATTAACATGAATGTGGTGCCCAACGATCACTGGGCTATCAACGGCGGTTATTCCAACTTCAGCAACTATACCCGCATCCGTCCGCTGGTAGATCCTTATTTCACCAACCCACTGGATACACTGGATTTTTATCAGGTCAACAACAACTATAATGGGATGATCATGTATCGCACCGGTAACAAAAAGGTGCAGCATTCCATCTCCCTCAATACTTCTTATCAGTTTGCCAGCGATAAAAGCAGCGCCAAAGACGCAACAGAAAATCTCAACAAATTTTTTACCTCCAATCTGAGTTATTCCTATAGTCTGCAACCACAGGCCTTGTCGTTGGGTGGTGCGGTGAACTACTATCGCAATACAGCTGCCGGACTGAACACCTCTTTCATGGGGCCGAGTGTAAACATCAATAAACAGTATTTCGATAAAACACTGCGCACTGGCCTCACAGCTACCTACAACATGACGCAGGCTACTTCACAACAGGCGGGCGTTGCCACCACTACTAACAGTACGCTTTTTAATACTGGTTTCAACATCAATTATTCTCCCAAAACAAAACAGAAAAATGAAAGTACAGGAGGAGAGGGGAAGAAGAAATTATTCAACAACAAACAATCGCATAACATCGGAGCTACTGTGATGTGGCTGTTGCGCAGTGCCAGCGGTACACAGCCGGGGTACAATGAATTGACCAGCACCGTGAACTATACCTATTCATTCTGATAATCAGTTGGAGATGAAAAAATGTTTGTACCTCGTTTCATGGCTTTGCCTTGAGCTACTATCCTGCATTTCAGGATATGGGCAGTACACAACTTCTTTCGAGTTGCCACAGCCTGTAAGGTTTTTCCTCAGTTTGCCTGATAATGGTTCCAACCTGGGTACAGTCCGATGGTATAGTGATTTAGATCCCGCATATAATGGTTTTTTAGGAGTAATTAACCAGGGACCAGGTTATATGTTATCCGGATATACCAAATATAGTCCGGGCCTTATTATTACCTCAGATCTGGGTGTTGGCGTCTTAGGAGAGTTTGATGCTTATCCTGTTGACTCAAGATGGTATAATAGAGATGGAGCTTTTCCGCCAGCTTTTTTTAGTTTTAATATAGGTTTTCCTACGCAGGCAGTGTACGAAATGATTGCTCCAAGGGACCCGGTACCTTCCCAAAGCAATACATCGAACCAGATTTGTGCTAACGAGGGTTTGGGACTTGAGTCGCGGAACAACTGGCGGCTTTTTGAGTATTTGGGTTACTGTAGCCCTTATACCAGTTGGGAGTTCAGTGTTGGTAATACCAATGTCTGGACTGAATTCTATCGGTGTCCATCAGCGTATTATTGCGGCTTTGATCCGCTGGTATGGGTGCCATCCGTGAAGACCGCTCCCGTGAACGTGCGCTTTAGATGCAGGGTGGTAGCGGTTTATAGCGATATTACCTACTATTCTCCTTATTCCAATCCAACCAATTTCTATACTTTTTTACCACCACCACCAAAGGTAGATGTCAGTAGGATACAGGTTACCCGTACCTGTAAAGGCTTGAATACCGCGAGAATCATCGTTCCCTCCGGAGCTGTTTCCAGCAACTTTGCCAATATGAGATGGATGCTGCGGCCCGGCAATGTTACGCAGCCCTGCGACCCCGGATTGGGAGGAGGTACAGGCTCCAACTGCGGAGATATCGTTGACTGGAGTAATGGAGTAATGCCTGTAACAGGTGTTATCGACATCAAAAATATTGCTAAAGGCGTGTATACCCTTTGGGTGATCAACGAATCGGGATCAGCAGGAAACTGTTACAAGCCGATACAGATTGAGATAAAGGAATATGATGCGCTGACCGTAAGCTCTAATGATACCCAACTGACGCCGGTGAGCTGCTTCGGCGGCAGCGATGGTAAAATTACGGTGTTGGGCGCTGGTGGAGCAGGAGACAGTACCGGCTATTTTTTTACGTTAAGAAATAGTACCGGCATTGTAAAAGCAGAACAGCATGGTACCGGTAACACCATTACCTGGACAGGTTTACCCAAAGGAACTTATGTGGCAGAAGTGAGGGATGGACTTTGTGGTGCGGTGCAGTCGGCACCTATTAACATCACTGAACCAGCGCAGGTGAAAGGAACTGTACTGCCAACAGCCCCCACCTGTACCAGCCCGGGTAATGGCAGCATCACAGTGGTGCCCGATCCTGGTATCGTTAACTATAAATACAATCTGTATAAAGATGGTACGCTCATACAGCAAACTGGCGGAATTCCCTTCAGCAACTATACTTTCAGCGGACTAAACGGAGGGAACTATACGGTAGAAATACTGAATAATGACAAACTTTCCTGTCCCGGCTGGAGTACCGCTATTACCCTGGATATGGTACCGTCACTCACTCTTTCCATGGATGCCCGCAACATGGTGACCTGTGCAGGCGGCAACGACGGTTCATTACAATACACCGCTGCCGGTGGCTCCGGTGGATATATTTTCACCCTCACCAAATCTGGTGGTAGCCCGGTCAGCAATAGCAACGGTATTTTCAGCGCATTAACCGCCGGTAGTTATACTATCAAAGTACAAAACAGCGTGCCGGGTTGTAACGACGTACTCACACAAACAGTGACTATCGCAGAACCGCTACCGCTGCAGGTAAGTCTTCAGAAAACAGACATCACCTGTAACGGCGCCCGGGATGGTATGGTGAAAGCCACTGCCGGCGGTGGCTCCGGCTTCTATCAATACAAGTGGGAACAACTGAAAGGAGGTGTGTGGGTGACAGATCCTTTCTGGTATGATACCGATATTAAGATCGACGCATTAGCTCCGGGTACTTATCGTGTAACCGTTTCCGATAGTAAGTCCGCCAACTGTTCGGTACTTTCAAATACAGTTACCATCACTGAGCTGCCGGCCCTGCAATCCGGCGGAGTGACTATCAAAGAGGCTACCTGCCTGGCGGATGGTGCTGCCGTTACCCTCTCCGCCAGCGGTGGTGACAACATTTATACCTATGCCTGGACATTGGACGGCACCAATTACATCACGTTTACTTCGGGTACAGCCCTGCATACGGCCGGTACTTATTATTTCAGGATCAAAGACGGTAAAGGTTGTACACTGGAGCTGCCGGATGCGTATAATGTTGCGCTGCCAGCTACTGCGCTGGCGTTTACAACACAACTCTCTTCCTACAACGGCTTTAATATCTCTTGTAATGGTGCAGCAGACGGTAAAATCACCGTGCTGGCAACCGGTGGTAACGGTGGTGCCTATACGGGATATCAATATAAACTGGATAATGGAGCTTATCAATCCGGGAATGTGTTTTCAAACCTTGGCCCTGGTACATACGGTATTAGTGTGAAAGATGCCCGTGGATGTGTGGTTACCGGCAGTGTAACATTGGTACAGCCTTCTCTCCGCATCAATGCCACCCACCAGAATATTGACTGTTATGGTCTTGCTACCGGTAGCATTACCACGAGTATTCAGGGGGGCGCTGCGCCATATCAGCTCTATGTGAATGGTGCCTTGATGGCTGCTACCACGATCAGTAATCTGGCACAGGGAAGTTATGCGCTGCACGTGACAGATGCCAATGGCTGTACCAAAGATACCTCTATTGTGGTTGACTATCTGTATCCGGCATTAGATATCACTACAGCTACGGTAGCGGATATCCGTTGTTTTGGTACTCAGGGTAGTGTTGCACTCAATGCTGCAGGTGGTGATGGGGTTTATCAGTACAGCATGAGCAACGACAATTGGTCCACATCCCGTACGTATAGCAGCGGTGCTGGTCTTGATGCCGGCGTGTATGCGTTGAAGGTAACAGATGGACGCGGTTGCAGCCTTATCTATAACAACAAACTCACACTGACAGCTCCACCTGCTGCAGTCAGCTTTTCAGCCACGCTTTCAGATTATAATGGTCATAATATTTCCTGTGCGGGCGGTGACAATGGTACCGCGCAGATAACCGCTACCGGTGGTAATGGTGCCACTTACAGTGGTTACACCTATGCACTGGATAACGGTATTTTTAGTAGTGATCCCTTGCTCACCGGTATCAAAGCAGGCCAGCATACGCTAAAGGTGCTGGATGGCCGTGGTTGTGTTACATCGCAGAGTTATACCTTTACCGAATCCGCTCAGGCGCTGAGTGTGCAGTTGGTAAGTAAGCGGGACGTACCCTGCGCAACGGCTGCTACAGGTATGATCACCGTGGCGGGTAGTGGCGGCACTGGCACTCTCCAGTACAGTATAGACAACACCAACTGGAGTTCCAGCCCAGTGTTTACCGGACTGACGGTCGGAGATTATATTGTTACGGTTAGAGATGCCAATACTTGTGGTATCAGTTTGCCGGTGAAAGTGGTCTCTCTGAATACGCCTATTGTGATTGATAATATCGCCCGTCAGGATATCGTTTGTTTTGGTACGGCAGGAGCCATCCAGGTGCAGTCCCATGGCGGCACTGGCAGTCTGGTGAATGAATACGCCCTGAACGGTGGCGCCTATACGTCTTTTAATAATAACACTCCGCTGGGAGCGGGTAATTATACGATAAGGGTGAAAGATGCCGCTGGTTGTTATTCTCCGGAAAGTGCTGTGTTTAGTATTACAGCACCGGCAGCGGCTTTGAATGCAACTGTTAGCACATCCGATTATCATGGTATGCAGGTATCCTGTTATGGCCTGACTGATGGGGAAATTAACCTGGCTACCAGCGGTGGCAATGGCGGCAGCTATCAGGGGTATCAATACAGTGTTAACGGTGGCGCTTACACGAATAGAGCTCAGTACAAAAACATAGGCGCCGGTAATTATATCTTCAAAGTCCGGGATGGACGTGGTTGTGAAATCACTAAAAATGTTGTCTTACAACAACCCACAGCACCGCTGTCACTGGTGATTTCCGACATCACGCATTTGCCCTGTGGTGGCAGTCCTACCGGTGAAATCACCTTGCAGGCTGCAGGTGGTACTTTACCTTATCAGTATACACTCAACAACGAAGCGGCACAGACGAATACCGTATTTACAGCATTGCCGGCTGGTGACTATTCCCTTCAGGTAAAAGACGTGAATGGCTGCGCCGCATCAGCTACGGCGGCTGTAACGGCTATGTTTCCACCTGTAACCGCTGATGCTACGGTAACGCCCATACGGTGTTATGGAGAAGCCAGCGGAGCGATACTGTTACAAACAACCGGTGGTGATGGCAGTTACAGTTACCAGTGGAGCGGCACCGGACTGAATGGTGCGCAGGTGCAACAGCTCAAAGCCGGCAGCTACACCGTGAAAATTACAGATGGCAAGGGTTGCAGCCAGTCCTATAGTTATAACATAACTCAGCCGCCGGTACTCGCCATGACCGTGGCCGGCTCACAAATATGTGATGGCATCGATGATGGCACCATCACCACCACTGTTCAAGGTGGCGCTACTCCTTACCAATATGTACTGGGCAGCGGTACCTGGGGTAGTGACAATGCCTTCGGCAACCTCACTGCCGGCGACTATACTGTGAAGGTACAAGATGCAAATGGTTGCAGTGTTAGTCAGCAGACCGCCATTACCAAACGCAATGTTAAGCCGGATGTCAACTTCCTGGTGGCCTCCCGCAAAAACGCCTACGATACGCTGGTTATCAAGGAAATCAGCCTGCCGGCGCCAGACTTCGTCAGCTGGACCTTCGATCCGCAGGCCATCCTGCTGGGCTATGACAGAGGCACGCCGCTGATAAAATTCACTAGTCCGGGTACCTATTGGGTGGAGATGCAGGGGTCCTTCGGCGAATGCAGTTATAAAGTACGCAAAGACATCCAGATCAGCGCCTACGATCCGTTGGCGGGCCCGTCCAACAGTCTGCCGGTACGTGTAATAGATACCTTGATACTATCACCCAACCCCAATGACGGTAACTTCCACCTCCAGATTAAAATGAGCCGCAGGCAACAGGTGATCGTATCGGTGTTTGACCTGAATGGCAGGGTGCTGGCCAAACAACAGTATAGCCCCGCTTTGGTGATAGACTCCCAATGGGCACTGGGGAACGCTAATGCAGGCATCTATATTCTGCGGGTGGTGGCCGAAAATGAAAGCAGGGATATCCGGTTTATGATCAGCCGCTAATATTTATTGAGAAATATTTTTGTGGTTTAAAATTTCTTACATACCTTTGCGCTCCACTTGGAGAGTTGGCAGAGCGGTCGATTGCGGCA is part of the Chitinophaga flava genome and encodes:
- a CDS encoding efflux RND transporter permease subunit translates to MFRKFIERPVLATVISILLVLLGILGLVTLPMSQFPDIAPPSVAVSASYPGANAEVVARSVATPIEEAVNGVENMTYMTSQSNNDGSMTLNVYFRLGTDPDLAAVNVQNRVAKATSQLPAEVLQAGVSTQKVQNGMIMVVNLQSDKPEYNETFLQNYAKINIIPEIQRVKGVGQAMVFGAKDYSMRIWLRPDRLTAYNMSPQEVLGAIRDQNLEAAPGRFGEGSQESFEYVLKYKGKFNKDKQYEDIILRSNADGSVLRLKDVARVEFGSFTYGSDTRVNGKYGIGIAINQTAGSNANEIQETINKLMKKAEKSFPTGIEYFNIYSTKEYLDESIDQVKHTLIEAFILVFIVVFIFLQDFRSTLIPAIAVPVAIIGTFFFMKLFGFSINLLTLFALILAIGIVVDDAIVVVEAVHAKMEKGANPRIATLSSMQEISGAIISITLVMSAVFIPVGFMEGPVGVFYRQFAFTMAIAILISALNALTLSPALCALILKNNHAGHGEEHGKLNGHAQKPQSFGKRFFAAFNVGFNAMTEKYVRSLQFLIKRKWLTIGGLLIIGGATFWMMRKTPTGFIPTEDQGFAVFVVSMPPGSSLERTRQVVDKVEHMIKDLEGTHAYLSVSGFNFMSNSSSSTSGVGFIKMKPHAERGKIKDMDALMGMLQGKFATIPDARVFVMSLPTVPGFSNVAGFEVVLQDRTGNGDLSKLGNTAWGFIGELMKRKEIAFAFTTFNNGHPQYEIEIDDRKAKQLGIAVGDILQTMQVYYGSMFASDFNRFGKYYRVIVQADAAQRQDPSSLNGVYVKNQHNEMVPINTVVSLKRVYGPETVTRNNLFNAVTINGTVKPGYGSGDAIKAVEEVAAQYLPRGYAYEWVGMSKEEISAGSQSTIIFTLCLIFVYFLLAAQYESYILPLAVILSIPLGIFGVFVFINLFGIENNIYVQVGLIMLIGLLAKNAILIVEYAVQRRRSGMGLVASGIRAARLRLRPILMTSFAFIAGLLPLMRATGSSALGNRSISTGAAGGMLTGVILGVFAIPVLFVIFQYLQEKVSRKPIVEKKEQEEFAEMVH
- a CDS encoding efflux transporter outer membrane subunit, with protein sequence MKTRYSSFLFLLLSLVVGLAACRVGRNYQRPPVTLPSQFGNVAPSDSSIAEMEWKKFFTDATLQQLIDKALTGNYDLQLAVKRVETAQAYLKQAKAAWLPAFNAQATANTNFPSKKSFTGMNLANFGMGDHIEDYNLGVGMSWEIDVWGKIRRQREAAQATLLQSYEGQRTVQTGLVAAIASSYFNLLMLDNQLAIAKRNVELSDTIVQMISLQKTAGEVTELAVQQAISQKQTAALLVPQLEQGIAIQENAIRILTGELPAPIGRNSQLHDFQVSDSLPTGIPAAMVSRRPDVRAAEMGLVAANAHVGAAQGNMYPSLNITANGGVNAFKASNWFSLPASLFGTVAGSITQPIFQHRALKTQLEVAKIQREQAVIQFRQATLNAIGEVSDALVKLDKLKSQQQIAGDQVKTTQLAVQQAQMLFRSGMATYLEVITAQGRALQAELGQADVDRQRLSAMVDLYRSLGGGWK
- a CDS encoding T9SS type A sorting domain-containing protein → MKKCLYLVSWLCLELLSCISGYGQYTTSFELPQPVRFFLSLPDNGSNLGTVRWYSDLDPAYNGFLGVINQGPGYMLSGYTKYSPGLIITSDLGVGVLGEFDAYPVDSRWYNRDGAFPPAFFSFNIGFPTQAVYEMIAPRDPVPSQSNTSNQICANEGLGLESRNNWRLFEYLGYCSPYTSWEFSVGNTNVWTEFYRCPSAYYCGFDPLVWVPSVKTAPVNVRFRCRVVAVYSDITYYSPYSNPTNFYTFLPPPPKVDVSRIQVTRTCKGLNTARIIVPSGAVSSNFANMRWMLRPGNVTQPCDPGLGGGTGSNCGDIVDWSNGVMPVTGVIDIKNIAKGVYTLWVINESGSAGNCYKPIQIEIKEYDALTVSSNDTQLTPVSCFGGSDGKITVLGAGGAGDSTGYFFTLRNSTGIVKAEQHGTGNTITWTGLPKGTYVAEVRDGLCGAVQSAPINITEPAQVKGTVLPTAPTCTSPGNGSITVVPDPGIVNYKYNLYKDGTLIQQTGGIPFSNYTFSGLNGGNYTVEILNNDKLSCPGWSTAITLDMVPSLTLSMDARNMVTCAGGNDGSLQYTAAGGSGGYIFTLTKSGGSPVSNSNGIFSALTAGSYTIKVQNSVPGCNDVLTQTVTIAEPLPLQVSLQKTDITCNGARDGMVKATAGGGSGFYQYKWEQLKGGVWVTDPFWYDTDIKIDALAPGTYRVTVSDSKSANCSVLSNTVTITELPALQSGGVTIKEATCLADGAAVTLSASGGDNIYTYAWTLDGTNYITFTSGTALHTAGTYYFRIKDGKGCTLELPDAYNVALPATALAFTTQLSSYNGFNISCNGAADGKITVLATGGNGGAYTGYQYKLDNGAYQSGNVFSNLGPGTYGISVKDARGCVVTGSVTLVQPSLRINATHQNIDCYGLATGSITTSIQGGAAPYQLYVNGALMAATTISNLAQGSYALHVTDANGCTKDTSIVVDYLYPALDITTATVADIRCFGTQGSVALNAAGGDGVYQYSMSNDNWSTSRTYSSGAGLDAGVYALKVTDGRGCSLIYNNKLTLTAPPAAVSFSATLSDYNGHNISCAGGDNGTAQITATGGNGATYSGYTYALDNGIFSSDPLLTGIKAGQHTLKVLDGRGCVTSQSYTFTESAQALSVQLVSKRDVPCATAATGMITVAGSGGTGTLQYSIDNTNWSSSPVFTGLTVGDYIVTVRDANTCGISLPVKVVSLNTPIVIDNIARQDIVCFGTAGAIQVQSHGGTGSLVNEYALNGGAYTSFNNNTPLGAGNYTIRVKDAAGCYSPESAVFSITAPAAALNATVSTSDYHGMQVSCYGLTDGEINLATSGGNGGSYQGYQYSVNGGAYTNRAQYKNIGAGNYIFKVRDGRGCEITKNVVLQQPTAPLSLVISDITHLPCGGSPTGEITLQAAGGTLPYQYTLNNEAAQTNTVFTALPAGDYSLQVKDVNGCAASATAAVTAMFPPVTADATVTPIRCYGEASGAILLQTTGGDGSYSYQWSGTGLNGAQVQQLKAGSYTVKITDGKGCSQSYSYNITQPPVLAMTVAGSQICDGIDDGTITTTVQGGATPYQYVLGSGTWGSDNAFGNLTAGDYTVKVQDANGCSVSQQTAITKRNVKPDVNFLVASRKNAYDTLVIKEISLPAPDFVSWTFDPQAILLGYDRGTPLIKFTSPGTYWVEMQGSFGECSYKVRKDIQISAYDPLAGPSNSLPVRVIDTLILSPNPNDGNFHLQIKMSRRQQVIVSVFDLNGRVLAKQQYSPALVIDSQWALGNANAGIYILRVVAENESRDIRFMISR